The Polycladomyces subterraneus genome contains a region encoding:
- a CDS encoding response regulator transcription factor, protein MEKRERILIVDDEDRIRRLLTMYLEREGYEIEEAEDGETALAKALETDYDLIVLDLMLPGVDGVDVCRGIRKKKATPIIMLTARGEEGNRVEGFEAGADDYVVKPFSPRELVHRVKAVLRRSSATAYLKTDTETHNVIVFPDLTIDHDAHEVRAGGKTVQLTPKEYELLHYLARSPDKVFTREELLRDVWQYEFFGDLRTVDTHIKRLREKLNRASSKAAKMITTVWGVGYKLEVPKD, encoded by the coding sequence ATGGAAAAGCGGGAACGTATTTTAATCGTGGATGATGAGGACCGCATTCGCCGGTTGCTCACCATGTACCTGGAGCGGGAGGGGTACGAAATCGAGGAGGCCGAGGACGGGGAAACCGCCTTGGCCAAAGCGTTGGAAACCGATTACGATCTCATCGTGCTGGATCTGATGCTGCCGGGGGTGGACGGAGTGGATGTCTGTCGCGGCATTCGCAAGAAAAAAGCGACCCCGATCATCATGCTGACCGCCCGGGGAGAAGAGGGGAACCGGGTGGAGGGGTTTGAGGCCGGGGCGGACGATTATGTGGTGAAGCCGTTCTCTCCACGTGAGTTGGTGCACCGGGTCAAAGCGGTGTTGCGCCGTTCGTCTGCCACTGCGTATCTGAAAACCGACACCGAGACCCACAACGTGATCGTCTTCCCCGATCTGACGATCGATCATGATGCACACGAAGTGCGAGCGGGTGGCAAAACGGTGCAGTTGACGCCAAAGGAATATGAGCTGCTCCACTATCTTGCCCGTTCACCGGACAAGGTGTTCACGCGGGAAGAATTGCTGCGCGATGTGTGGCAGTATGAGTTTTTCGGTGACTTGCGCACTGTTGACACGCACATCAAACGATTGCGGGAAAAACTGAACCGCGCCTCCTCCAAAGCGGCTAAGATGATCACAACCGTGTGGGGCGTGGGCTATAAGCTCGAGGTGCCGAAGGATTGA
- a CDS encoding ATP-binding protein, with amino-acid sequence MIWRSVVGKLWLTIIGLVTLLLVMLSAFLSDQVEKTHQRSQQESLLALAHKIQHDLEKKGAKRGTYLRDMLRISELFDTYMIVLGPDGAAEPIGVSPTIANVPWQQLLEKTDIDRVLRGKTVVMKDRVFVEEDEGMPFPLFKEDILMVAVPLKKGSQIEGAVVLYRTQNQLQSETDIKKWIYYSAIIGFFLTTIFAFFLSTRITQPLKQMKKAAERMAKGEFNIRVPVRQHERDEIGDLAATFNRMAEQLEELVHALSHEKEQLASILRSMADGVITLDADGRVVLTNPPAERFLSAWADEMAETLSDDPKERLPLPLREIFETVVEDEQEHFGDIEAHGRTWAVVMAPLYANEQVRGVVAVLRDVTDERRLDKLRKDFVANVSHELRTPLAMLQGYSEALLDDIAQSPEERRELVQVIHDESLRMGRLVRELLDLARMEAGHIEIVRSSLRVSELMERLLRKFHTIAREQGVQLEGEVEPDLPTVYWDEDKMEQVLTNLVDNAIRHTSRGGRVSLQAMRTNGSVRLIVQDTGSGIPEEDLPFIFERFYKADKARTRGQAGTGLGLAIVKHIVNAHGGNVTVTSKVGEGTTFVVQLPIGTPTDTTRERDKGRG; translated from the coding sequence TTGATCTGGAGAAGTGTTGTCGGCAAACTGTGGCTGACCATCATCGGTTTGGTCACACTGCTCTTGGTGATGCTGAGTGCGTTCCTGAGTGACCAGGTGGAAAAGACCCACCAACGCAGCCAACAGGAAAGCCTGTTGGCTTTGGCGCATAAGATTCAGCACGATCTGGAGAAAAAAGGGGCGAAACGCGGGACATACTTACGAGACATGCTGCGGATCTCGGAGCTGTTCGATACGTACATGATTGTACTCGGACCGGACGGGGCTGCCGAGCCGATCGGCGTTTCGCCCACCATCGCCAACGTTCCGTGGCAACAGCTATTGGAGAAAACGGACATCGATCGTGTGTTGCGCGGTAAGACGGTGGTCATGAAAGACAGGGTGTTTGTGGAGGAAGACGAAGGGATGCCGTTCCCTCTTTTTAAAGAGGACATTCTGATGGTGGCCGTACCGCTGAAAAAAGGGTCCCAAATTGAGGGGGCGGTGGTGCTCTACCGGACGCAAAACCAACTGCAAAGCGAAACGGATATCAAAAAGTGGATCTATTACTCCGCTATTATCGGATTTTTTCTGACGACCATTTTCGCTTTCTTTCTCTCGACCCGGATCACACAACCGCTGAAGCAGATGAAAAAAGCGGCCGAACGCATGGCAAAAGGGGAATTTAACATTCGTGTTCCCGTTCGACAACATGAACGGGATGAAATCGGGGATTTGGCGGCTACATTCAATCGTATGGCGGAGCAATTGGAGGAGCTGGTCCACGCTCTCTCCCATGAAAAAGAACAGTTGGCCAGTATTTTGCGGAGTATGGCCGACGGTGTGATCACGCTGGATGCCGATGGGCGCGTTGTTCTCACCAACCCACCGGCCGAACGATTCCTGTCCGCCTGGGCGGACGAAATGGCGGAAACCCTTTCGGACGACCCAAAAGAACGCTTACCATTGCCCTTGCGGGAGATCTTTGAGACGGTCGTCGAGGACGAACAGGAACACTTTGGCGATATCGAAGCGCACGGACGGACATGGGCGGTGGTGATGGCCCCGCTGTATGCCAATGAACAGGTACGTGGCGTGGTGGCCGTGTTGCGCGATGTGACGGATGAGCGTCGTTTGGACAAGTTGCGCAAGGATTTCGTCGCCAACGTTTCTCATGAATTGCGCACACCGTTGGCCATGCTTCAGGGGTATAGCGAGGCACTGTTGGACGATATCGCCCAGTCACCGGAAGAACGGCGTGAATTGGTACAGGTGATTCACGACGAATCGTTACGCATGGGACGTTTGGTACGGGAGCTGCTGGATTTGGCGCGGATGGAAGCGGGACATATCGAAATCGTGCGCTCCAGCTTGCGGGTGTCGGAATTGATGGAACGTCTGTTGCGCAAGTTCCACACGATCGCACGGGAACAAGGTGTGCAGCTCGAGGGCGAAGTGGAGCCGGATCTACCAACCGTCTATTGGGATGAAGACAAAATGGAGCAAGTGTTGACCAATTTGGTGGACAACGCGATCCGCCATACGTCCCGGGGCGGCAGAGTGTCCCTGCAGGCGATGCGGACCAATGGTTCCGTTCGCCTCATCGTTCAGGATACGGGCTCCGGTATCCCGGAGGAGGATTTGCCGTTCATCTTCGAACGTTTTTATAAGGCGGACAAAGCCCGGACCCGCGGGCAGGCGGGAACAGGATTGGGT